The following is a genomic window from Pedobacter sp. KBS0701.
AACTGCATCGGTATCTATTATGCCGTACAGGGAACATTATATCCATTGGTTGCTGCGGTGCTGATGCCAATTAGTACCGTTACCATTATATTATTCACCACCCTGGCCACCCGCTGGTTTGCCTGTAAAAATAAACTGATATGAATATCCTCTACTTTTTGGTTGGCTGCAGCGTTTTAATGGCACTCATTTTTCTGGGGGCCTTCTTTTGGGCTTATAAAACCGGTCAGAACGACGATGTGCATACTCCTGGTATCCGCGTATTGTTCGACGATGAAGTGATTGCCGAAAAAAGTGAAGAAGATCACTTTTCCAGCTAACCGCAATCATCCTTTATCTCTTGGCTGCAGGATACCTTTGATGTACAAAACATACAAAATTCCGCTTCTATTATGCAGCTAGAAAAATTTACTTACGATAACAGGATTGTCAGAAACTTTGGCATTGCCACCCTGGTTTGGGGAATTATAGGGATGACTGTTGGACTGCTTGTTGCCATGCAGCTCTTTAAGCCGGCAATGAACATGGGCAACCAGTATACCACTTTTGGTAGAATCAGGCCCTTGCACACCAATGCCGTGATTTTCGCCTTTGTGGGAAACGCCATTTTTATGGGCGTTTATTATTCGCTTCAGCGTTTACTTAAGGCCAGGATGTTTAGCGATGTGCTCAGCAAGATCCATTTTTGGGGCTGGCAACTCATTATCTTATCGGCCGTAATTACCCTTCCGCTGGGTTTTACTACCTCACACGAATATGCCGAACTCGAATGGCCAATCGATATTGCCATCACCCTCATCTGGGTGGTTTTTGGCGTAAACATGTTCGGTACCATTATTAAAAGGAGAGAGCGCCATCTCTATGTGGCCATCTGGTTTTACATTGCCACTTTTGTTACCATTGCGGTTTTGCACATTGTAAACTCTTTTGAGCTGCCCATTTCTTTTATGAAAAGCTACTATGTGTATGCGGGCGTTCAGGATGCATTGGTTCAGTGGTGGTATGGGCACAATGCCGTAGCATTTTTCCTCACTACGCCT
Proteins encoded in this region:
- the ccoS gene encoding cbb3-type cytochrome oxidase assembly protein CcoS, whose amino-acid sequence is MNILYFLVGCSVLMALIFLGAFFWAYKTGQNDDVHTPGIRVLFDDEVIAEKSEEDHFSS